CGTGCTGGCCGAGTGCCTGGAGGACAAGGGCCGGTTCATTGCCCCCCTGGAGGAAACCATCACCGCCCTGTGCGCTGAAAAAACCTGGGTGTATCCCGCACACGATGGGTCGCTCAAAAATTTCCACGGCCGCATCACGGAAATCGATCTGGGTTCGTCAACCTTGGGCGGTGAACTGGCGCTCGCAGATCGTCTTCTGGCCGGCAAGCTGTCACCCGCAACGCACGCCTTGATCCAAACCAATCTCGAACGGCGCATCTTCACCCCGTTTCGCGCCGCCGTGCGCGGCACCGGGCCGCAGTTCTGGTGGCTGACCGGGCGCAACAACTGGAACGCCGTCTGCCTCGCCGGTGTAACCGGCGCCGCGTTGAGCGCGCTGTCGTCGCCAGCCGATCGCGCCTGGTTCATCGCGGCGGCCGAACGTTACGTGCGCAACTTCCTGGGCGGCTTCACGCCGGACGGCTATTGCAGCGAAGGCGTCGGCTACTGGAATTACGGCTTCGGCAATTTCACGACGCTCGCCGAAACCATCCGCCGCGACACCGGCGGCAAAGTGGATCTGCTGGCGGAACCGGCGGCGCTGCGGCCCGCCCAATTCGGGGCGCGGACGGAAATCCTGGCCGGCATCTATCCGAGCATCGCGGACTGCTCGCCCGGGACGCATCCCGACGAAAAGTTGATGGCGTTTCTCGCGCGCCGATTCGGCTTTGCCGTTCCCGATTACGCCAAGAGCAATGGCGACAGGCCTTCGTCGGTGCTGGCGCAAACCCTGATGTATGCAACCGCACCGGACGACCTTCCCCACATCGGCGCCGCCGCGGACGCTGCGGAGCTGGCGTGGCGGACCTGGTTCCCCGACGGTGGGGTGTTGATTTGCCGGCCGGGGCCGACCAACCCCGCGCCCTTTGCCGCCTGCTTGAAGGGGGGCAACAATAATGAAAACCACAACCACAACGACGTGGGCACCTTCATGGTCGTCGCCGGCAAAACCATGGTCATTTGCGACCCGGGCGGGGAAGTTTACACGAAACGCACCTTTGGCCCGCATCGCTATGACAGCAAGGTGCTGAATTCCTTTGGCCACGCCGTGCCGGTCGTTGCCGGCCAGTTGCAACGCCCGGGCGCCGCCGCCCGCGGCGTGGTGTTGCACACCCGGTTCACGCCCGCGGCGGATGAACTGAAGCTCGATATCCGCTCGGCCTACGCCGTGCCGGAATTGACGCGCCTGGAACGCGAATTTGTCTTCCGCCGCGGAGCCGCGCCGGAACTGACGGTGAGCGACAGCATCGCGTTCTCGCGGCCCGAGACCTACGAATCGGCGCTCATCACGTGGGGAGATTGGAAACAGGTGGGCAGCGACGAAATCCTCATCACGGACGGCCGCGATGGCGTGCGCGTGCGCATTGATACGGGCGGTGTGCCGGTCAAAATCTCCAGCGAAACCATTGACGAAGATGTCCACACCCGTCGCCAACCGGTGCGGATTGGCATTCGGCTGACCGCTCCCGTGACCCGCGCCGAATTCAAGCTGCGCATCACGCCTGCTCAATGAATCTGCCGCTCCTCGTGAACCGTTGTGCGCCGGCCCCATTCGCGGCGGGCGCACTCTTGGCCGCTTCGCTGGCAATCGCAGCGAACACGGGGGCCGCCGCTTCGCGTTACGAGGCGCCGTATCCGGTGGCGCTTTCGAAAAAGGGGTTGCAGGTGGAACAGGTGGATGACGCGCTGGCGCTGGGCGTGAAGCAGGCGGCACTGAATTTCAACCTGTCACAGCTCATCGCCCCGCACGGCGAAACGAATGGGCCGGTGTGGGAGGCGGACGGACAACATTATTTCTTCCATCGCGCGTATCTGGAAACCATGGACCGGCAGATCAAGGCGTTGTCCGAGCACGGGGTGGTCGTCACCCTCATCGTGCTGACCTACCAGTCCGCTGATCCCGAGGTGAACCGCATCTTGATCCACCCTCGTTGTGTTCCGGACGCGCCGAATCATCTCGGCAACTTCAACACGGTGACTGCGGAAGGCCGCGGCTGGCTGGCCGCGACGCTCGGCTTTTGCGCCGAACGCTGGTCGCGTCCGGATCAAGCCCATGGCCGGGTGGCGGGCTACATCATGGGCAACGAGGTCAACTCGCACTGGTGGTGGGCGAACATGGGCCACGTCACGATGGAGGAATTTGCCGATGATTACCTGCGCACCGTCCGGCTGGCGCACCAGGCCATTCGTCAGCAATCCAGTTGGGCCCGCGTTTACCTTTCGCTCGAACACGACTGGAACAGGCGCTACCCGGCGGGCGACGCGACGCAGGCCTTTCCGGGCCGCGCGTTTCTGGACTATTTCGCCCGGCGCGCCCGCGAAGGCGGCGACTTTGACTGGAACCTGGCCTTTCATCCCTACCCGGAAAATCTCTTCGAACCGCGCTTCTGGAAGGACCGGACGGCCACCACCAACGTGCTCACCACCCCGCGCATCACCTTCAAGAACATCGAACTGCTGCCCGCATATCTGCGGCGGCCCGGGTTGCTGTTCCGCGGCGAGCCGAGACACCTCATTTTGAGCGAGCAGGGATTTCACACGCCCAAAGGCGACGACGGCGAGGCGATCCAGGCTGCCGCGTTTTGTTACGCCTACAAAAAAATTGAACGGCTGGATGGAATCGATGCGTTCATCCTGCACCGGCACGTGGACAACGCCGCCGAAGGCGGGCTGCTGCTCGGCTTGCGCAGCAACCGGCCCAAGGATGGCGACCCCCACCCCAAGAAGAAAATTTATGACTGCTTTCGCGCCGCGGACACGCCGGATTGGGAACGGGCGTTTTCGTTCGCCTTGCCCATCGTCGGGCTCCGCAGTTGGGACGAGGTCAATCCTTGAGGCGGTTT
Above is a window of Verrucomicrobiia bacterium DNA encoding:
- a CDS encoding heparinase II/III family protein — translated: MAAVFFTSIALGAEPDAARVAQIAAWLPASPQGVAPSIADRAAWRQLAGRPEFADVVENAARLAREPLPELPDDLFLDYSRTGNRDHWQKVAFARRARVQTFVLAECLEDKGRFIAPLEETITALCAEKTWVYPAHDGSLKNFHGRITEIDLGSSTLGGELALADRLLAGKLSPATHALIQTNLERRIFTPFRAAVRGTGPQFWWLTGRNNWNAVCLAGVTGAALSALSSPADRAWFIAAAERYVRNFLGGFTPDGYCSEGVGYWNYGFGNFTTLAETIRRDTGGKVDLLAEPAALRPAQFGARTEILAGIYPSIADCSPGTHPDEKLMAFLARRFGFAVPDYAKSNGDRPSSVLAQTLMYATAPDDLPHIGAAADAAELAWRTWFPDGGVLICRPGPTNPAPFAACLKGGNNNENHNHNDVGTFMVVAGKTMVICDPGGEVYTKRTFGPHRYDSKVLNSFGHAVPVVAGQLQRPGAAARGVVLHTRFTPAADELKLDIRSAYAVPELTRLEREFVFRRGAAPELTVSDSIAFSRPETYESALITWGDWKQVGSDEILITDGRDGVRVRIDTGGVPVKISSETIDEDVHTRRQPVRIGIRLTAPVTRAEFKLRITPAQ
- a CDS encoding DUF5722 domain-containing protein — its product is MNLPLLVNRCAPAPFAAGALLAASLAIAANTGAAASRYEAPYPVALSKKGLQVEQVDDALALGVKQAALNFNLSQLIAPHGETNGPVWEADGQHYFFHRAYLETMDRQIKALSEHGVVVTLIVLTYQSADPEVNRILIHPRCVPDAPNHLGNFNTVTAEGRGWLAATLGFCAERWSRPDQAHGRVAGYIMGNEVNSHWWWANMGHVTMEEFADDYLRTVRLAHQAIRQQSSWARVYLSLEHDWNRRYPAGDATQAFPGRAFLDYFARRAREGGDFDWNLAFHPYPENLFEPRFWKDRTATTNVLTTPRITFKNIELLPAYLRRPGLLFRGEPRHLILSEQGFHTPKGDDGEAIQAAAFCYAYKKIERLDGIDAFILHRHVDNAAEGGLLLGLRSNRPKDGDPHPKKKIYDCFRAADTPDWERAFSFALPIVGLRSWDEVNP